The following proteins come from a genomic window of Streptomyces sp. Sge12:
- a CDS encoding anti-sigma factor yields MNAVDLHTLTGAYVLDALEPAERAAVERHLADCISCTQEVRELSETVTRLGLAVAATPSPALRDEVMRRIGTVRQEAPSTVRSTRGGHVRPRWRWAPNWALAACFAAAVALGGVAVSQYEQAQEARQQALQARIANDAVGAVLASADARVSTAPLRGGAVGTVVVSPSRNQAVFAASGMPAPPSGKVYQLWYNDGGGRMRSAGLMDSATPAAATLLRGPVDAASGMGITVEPAGGSPRPTSAPVALLAFPTA; encoded by the coding sequence GTGAACGCCGTGGATCTGCACACGCTGACGGGCGCGTACGTGCTCGACGCCCTGGAGCCCGCCGAACGGGCCGCCGTCGAACGGCACCTCGCCGACTGCATCTCCTGCACGCAGGAAGTCCGGGAGCTCTCCGAAACCGTCACGCGCCTCGGGCTCGCCGTCGCCGCGACACCCAGCCCGGCACTGCGCGACGAGGTGATGCGCCGGATCGGCACCGTCCGCCAGGAGGCACCCTCGACGGTGCGGTCCACCCGCGGCGGGCACGTACGGCCCCGCTGGCGGTGGGCACCGAACTGGGCCCTGGCGGCCTGCTTCGCGGCGGCCGTCGCGCTCGGCGGCGTCGCCGTGTCGCAGTACGAGCAGGCGCAGGAGGCGCGGCAGCAGGCGTTGCAGGCCCGGATCGCGAACGATGCGGTCGGCGCGGTCCTGGCGTCGGCCGACGCCCGGGTCTCCACCGCGCCCCTGCGGGGCGGCGCCGTGGGCACGGTGGTCGTCTCGCCCTCCCGCAACCAGGCCGTCTTCGCGGCCTCCGGGATGCCGGCGCCGCCGAGCGGGAAGGTGTACCAGCTCTGGTACAACGACGGCGGCGGCAGGATGCGTTCGGCGGGCCTGATGGACAGCGCCACCCCTGCGGCGGCCACGCTGCTGCGCGGGCCGGTCGACGCGGCATCGGGGATGGGCATCACCGTCGAACCGGCCGGCGGCTCGCCGCGG
- a CDS encoding sigma-70 family RNA polymerase sigma factor — protein sequence MRENVRIGRHPSAAPDLPELMGRVARGDQQAFTAVFEAVSGPVLGLVRSVLRDPAQSEEVAQEVLVELWRTAARYQPSRGSVMNWVLTLAHRRAVDRVRSAQAASNREKRAALLEHTTAYDEVVEQVETRLEREQVRRCMNGLTELQRQSVTLAYYRGLTYREVAELLALPLGTVKTRLRDGLIRLRDCLGVSV from the coding sequence GTGAGAGAGAACGTGCGCATAGGCCGACACCCGTCGGCCGCTCCTGACCTGCCGGAGCTGATGGGCCGGGTGGCCCGCGGCGATCAGCAGGCGTTCACGGCCGTCTTCGAGGCCGTGTCCGGCCCCGTCCTCGGCCTCGTGCGCTCCGTGCTGCGCGACCCCGCCCAGTCGGAGGAGGTCGCCCAGGAAGTGCTGGTCGAGCTCTGGCGGACCGCCGCCCGGTACCAGCCCTCGCGGGGCTCGGTGATGAACTGGGTCCTGACGCTGGCCCACCGCCGGGCCGTCGACCGGGTGCGTTCCGCGCAGGCCGCGTCCAACCGCGAGAAGCGGGCGGCCCTGCTGGAACACACCACGGCCTACGACGAGGTGGTGGAGCAGGTGGAGACCCGGCTGGAGCGCGAGCAGGTGCGGCGCTGCATGAACGGCCTCACCGAACTGCAGCGCCAGTCGGTCACCCTGGCGTACTACCGGGGCCTGACCTACCGGGAGGTCGCCGAATTGCTGGCCCTGCCGTTGGGTACCGTCAAGACACGGCTGCGCGACGGCCTCATCCGGCTCCGTGACTGCCTGGGGGTGAGCGTGTGA